The Flexivirga oryzae genome has a segment encoding these proteins:
- a CDS encoding recombinase family protein codes for MSALLVGYARCSTDQQDLTAQRDGLLALGVEAERIYVDHGLTGTNRERPRLREALAACRAGDTLVVTKLDRLARSLPDARAIADELTAREISLSLGGSVYDPTDAVGKLLFNVLAMVAEFESDLIRLRTVEGMKVAKAKGRLKGKQPKLSRKQEAHLVSLVHSGEYSTLEVAELFGVGRSTVYRAIQRQRLAAKAGVADASARR; via the coding sequence ATGAGCGCCCTGCTTGTCGGGTACGCCCGATGCTCTACCGATCAGCAAGACCTCACCGCTCAGCGTGATGGTCTCCTCGCCCTTGGCGTCGAGGCCGAGCGCATCTACGTCGACCATGGCCTGACGGGCACCAACCGCGAGCGTCCCCGGCTACGGGAGGCTCTGGCTGCGTGCCGCGCGGGCGACACGCTCGTGGTCACTAAGCTCGATCGGCTCGCGCGCTCGCTACCGGATGCTCGAGCGATCGCCGACGAACTCACCGCGCGGGAGATTAGCCTCAGCCTGGGAGGCTCGGTCTACGACCCGACCGACGCGGTCGGCAAACTGCTGTTCAACGTTCTCGCGATGGTGGCCGAGTTCGAGTCTGACCTGATCCGGCTGCGCACGGTGGAGGGAATGAAGGTCGCGAAGGCCAAGGGCCGGCTAAAGGGCAAGCAACCGAAGCTCAGCCGCAAGCAGGAAGCGCACCTGGTCTCGCTGGTGCACAGCGGCGAGTACAGCACCCTTGAGGTCGCCGAGCTCTTCGGCGTTGGCCGGTCCACCGTCTACCGCGCGATCCAGCGCCAGCGGCTGGCAGCCAAGGCAGGAGTCGCAGACGCATCGGCGCGTCGCTGA
- a CDS encoding PucR family transcriptional regulator: MRTDELSRTRTGSRDTSVLHVPRRRRSARRPVGSLRHRGIPGGPARDHEMTVCEPATTGTVVPTGELDLRRALTGLDGLLVMSMAMMQRHDVDEVINVLKREVESVTGCQLVHVTFQRDREWITLPPGEPTKPAEPSPSTGERVFVQDNGDSWTSTTAVAVLNGAPGRLVLRSFARPDPEQLFVIERLGDFLGTALADAQVHERHRRRAHELDAANNEMARTVAALQHREGVLEEFARLSTTGTELDVATSLSRLTGSAVVLRDRFGHETTRITVAGRYQPLLERTSLEEVIGGRPELGTIELEVPPDKDRDDASFALRYAGVALGLLRAKAVAMNELENRLSRDLLDDLLEGLPADVAVDRASAQGHDLGVSHDLIVCAWSSERGHRGHDRDVDHLRMAMARQRLPCLVVRSRGLVVALAHRGVDMGRLFNDVSRAYGDTNGVIAKGEPANSPEQIPRAYEQAQRALRARQQSHDPYGFIAYADLGVDRLLALDGNAEEVERLIRDWLGDLLSYDRRHGTELVPTLAAYLDHGGKYADTSTTLTIHRNTLRYRISRITEISGHDLNDVEAQLNLHLATRAWRLRRASVGEPLRNAVR; this comes from the coding sequence ATGAGGACCGATGAGCTATCACGGACTCGGACTGGATCCCGGGATACATCCGTGCTGCATGTACCGAGGCGTCGCCGCTCAGCGCGACGACCTGTGGGGTCCCTACGGCACAGGGGGATCCCGGGCGGGCCGGCCAGGGATCACGAGATGACCGTCTGCGAGCCCGCCACAACCGGAACCGTGGTGCCAACCGGCGAGCTGGATCTGCGGCGTGCCCTCACCGGCCTCGATGGGCTGCTGGTGATGTCCATGGCGATGATGCAACGTCACGACGTGGACGAGGTCATCAACGTCCTGAAGCGTGAGGTCGAGTCGGTGACCGGCTGCCAGTTGGTTCACGTCACCTTCCAGCGGGACCGGGAGTGGATCACCCTGCCCCCCGGGGAGCCAACGAAGCCGGCGGAACCGAGCCCCTCAACCGGTGAACGGGTATTCGTGCAGGACAACGGCGACTCCTGGACGTCGACGACGGCTGTGGCGGTCTTGAACGGCGCCCCGGGCCGACTGGTCCTTCGCAGCTTCGCCCGGCCCGACCCCGAACAACTGTTCGTCATCGAACGGTTGGGCGATTTCCTCGGGACGGCGCTCGCGGACGCGCAGGTGCACGAGCGCCACCGCCGACGCGCCCACGAACTCGATGCAGCCAATAACGAGATGGCGCGCACCGTCGCGGCGCTGCAGCACCGTGAGGGGGTGCTTGAGGAGTTCGCCCGACTGTCCACGACCGGGACTGAGCTCGACGTGGCCACCTCACTCAGCCGGCTCACTGGCTCCGCTGTCGTGCTGCGGGACAGATTCGGGCACGAGACGACCCGGATCACGGTCGCCGGTCGGTACCAACCGCTCCTCGAGCGAACCTCGCTCGAGGAGGTCATCGGCGGACGCCCCGAACTCGGCACGATCGAACTGGAGGTGCCACCGGACAAAGACCGAGACGACGCATCATTCGCTCTGCGGTACGCGGGCGTCGCACTGGGGCTGCTGAGGGCGAAGGCCGTAGCGATGAATGAACTGGAGAACCGACTAAGTCGAGACCTCCTCGACGACCTTCTTGAAGGGCTCCCGGCCGACGTTGCCGTGGACCGGGCATCCGCTCAGGGCCACGACCTTGGCGTTTCGCACGACCTGATCGTGTGCGCATGGTCCTCCGAGCGGGGTCACCGCGGGCACGACCGCGACGTCGATCACCTCCGGATGGCCATGGCTCGTCAGCGACTGCCCTGCTTGGTCGTCCGGAGCCGGGGACTGGTCGTCGCCCTCGCCCATCGAGGTGTCGACATGGGCCGCTTGTTCAACGATGTGTCGCGCGCCTACGGCGACACCAACGGTGTGATCGCCAAGGGGGAGCCGGCCAACTCGCCGGAACAGATCCCACGTGCGTATGAGCAAGCCCAACGAGCACTCAGGGCTCGTCAGCAGTCCCACGATCCGTATGGCTTCATTGCCTACGCCGACTTGGGAGTAGACCGGCTGCTCGCCCTCGACGGCAACGCTGAGGAAGTCGAGCGCCTCATCAGGGACTGGCTCGGCGACCTATTGAGCTACGACCGTCGCCACGGCACGGAGCTCGTCCCCACGCTAGCGGCCTACCTTGACCACGGGGGCAAGTACGCCGACACGTCAACGACGCTCACCATCCACCGCAACACACTGCGCTACCGAATCAGCCGCATCACCGAGATCTCGGGCCACGACCTCAACGACGTCGAGGCACAACTCAACCTCCACCTGGCGACACGCGCGTGGCGACTGCGCCGTGCCTCCGTCGGCGAGCCCCTGCGAAACGCCGTCCGGTGA
- a CDS encoding low temperature requirement protein A, with the protein MRDDDLGNADEQAADDTADRSVGTLELFFDLVFVYAMSQVTVLMLADISWAGFGRGILALAAVWWAWACYAWLTNTSDHDGPEPRLLLFLAMAAMLMAAVALPQAFGARALVFALAFLAVRLIHVVLLALDVRGEADVGSAALRLVPTLLAGPAVLVAAAFFDTPERELLWIVAAVMDLSGPVLVGTTGWSVTPSYFVERHGLIIIIALGEAIVGVGAGAEAALPRPSVVTAVLLAVLIAAGLWWSYFGYLRGGAERRLRGTTDRERSRLARDSYSYLHLPLVAGVVFFALGVHEAVAAPGQPPPMLPAVALAGGVAMFYVGDVAYRWRDHHQLATGRLVAAVGAASLIPVAMVAPALAALAGLTLVCVLHTSWELWHHPAIGPVDDS; encoded by the coding sequence ATGCGTGACGATGATCTCGGCAATGCGGATGAGCAAGCAGCCGACGACACAGCAGATCGGTCGGTCGGAACGCTGGAGTTGTTCTTCGACCTGGTCTTCGTCTACGCGATGTCGCAGGTCACTGTCCTGATGCTCGCGGACATCTCCTGGGCGGGGTTCGGCCGCGGGATTCTGGCGCTCGCTGCTGTGTGGTGGGCGTGGGCCTGCTACGCCTGGCTGACGAACACTTCCGACCACGACGGACCCGAGCCTCGCCTGCTGCTCTTTCTCGCGATGGCGGCCATGCTGATGGCCGCGGTCGCGCTGCCGCAGGCGTTCGGCGCGCGGGCGCTGGTCTTTGCGCTTGCATTCCTGGCGGTCCGACTGATCCACGTCGTGCTGCTGGCTCTTGACGTGCGGGGCGAGGCGGACGTGGGTTCGGCCGCGCTGCGACTGGTCCCCACCCTGCTCGCCGGCCCGGCAGTGCTGGTGGCCGCGGCGTTCTTCGACACGCCAGAACGAGAGTTGCTGTGGATCGTGGCCGCGGTGATGGATCTGTCGGGGCCGGTCCTGGTCGGGACCACCGGTTGGAGCGTGACACCTTCCTACTTCGTGGAGCGGCACGGGCTGATCATCATCATCGCGCTGGGTGAGGCGATCGTCGGGGTAGGCGCTGGCGCCGAAGCCGCTCTTCCGCGCCCGAGTGTGGTGACGGCCGTCCTCCTCGCCGTGCTGATCGCGGCCGGTCTGTGGTGGTCCTACTTCGGTTATCTGCGCGGCGGTGCCGAACGACGGCTGCGCGGCACCACTGATCGGGAGCGGTCAAGGCTCGCGCGCGACTCCTACAGCTACCTGCATCTGCCGCTCGTGGCCGGGGTGGTGTTCTTCGCTCTCGGGGTGCACGAAGCAGTCGCGGCACCGGGGCAACCACCCCCCATGTTGCCGGCCGTCGCCCTGGCCGGTGGCGTCGCGATGTTCTACGTCGGCGACGTCGCCTACCGATGGCGCGATCACCACCAGCTCGCCACCGGTCGCCTGGTGGCCGCAGTGGGGGCTGCTTCGCTGATCCCGGTCGCGATGGTGGCGCCTGCTTTGGCGGCGCTCGCCGGGCTAACCCTCGTCTGCGTGCTGCACACCAGCTGGGAACTCTGGCACCACCCGGCGATCGGCCCGGTCGACGACTCCTGA
- a CDS encoding ATP-binding cassette domain-containing protein, protein MTTDATDGFVRLRGANENNLRNIDVDIPRNVMVAFTGISGSGKSSLAFGTLYAEAQRRYFESVAPYARRLLQQVGAPHVQEITGLPPAVALQQRRGAATSRSSVGTITTLSNLLRILYSRAGDYPAGADHLAAEAFSPNTSAGACPRCHGLGVVHDVTEELLVPDPSLSIREGAIAAWPGAWQGANLRSIVMGLGIDVDKPWHSLRKRDRDWLLFTDEQPSVLIEPEPGRVDHGYYGKFWSARSHVMHVLADSTSERMRERAMRFVEEAPCPDCQGSGLRPEALAVTFLGRSIAEVNDLPFTALVALLRPVAERPAGADEVAARICTDLVTRVEVLLDLRLGYLSLGRSSTTLSPGEAQRLRIATQLRSGLFGVVYVLDEPFAGLHPADAEPLLDVLDRLKASGNTLFVVEHDLDVVRRADWVVDIGPGAGEAGGRVLHSGPVAGLEDVTESVTSAYLFGRAERLVHDARAPQGWLRLTGAHRHNLRDLSVDIPLCVLTTVTGVSGSGKSTLVTQVLAEDPTARESFDRLLLVDQRPIGRTPRSNLATYTGMFDAVRKLYAATDAARARGYGAGRFSFNVAGGRCETCQGEGFVSVELLFLPGTYAPCPTCHGDRYNPETLQITYRGKSIAEVLDLSVDDAATFLADVPAAARSLQTLREVGLGYLRLGQPATELSGGEAQRIKLATELQRAHRGHALYLLDEPTSGLHPADIALLLRQLHRLVDAGNTVVLVEHDLDAIATADWVIDLGPGGGDAGGRVVATGTPADIARAEGSATAPYLSRRLEQT, encoded by the coding sequence GTGACCACCGATGCGACCGATGGCTTTGTGCGTCTCCGCGGTGCCAATGAGAACAACCTGCGCAACATTGACGTGGACATTCCTCGCAACGTGATGGTGGCGTTCACCGGGATCTCTGGTTCGGGGAAGTCGTCGCTGGCCTTCGGAACGCTGTACGCCGAGGCGCAGCGCCGCTACTTCGAGTCGGTCGCGCCCTACGCGCGCCGGCTGCTGCAGCAGGTCGGTGCCCCGCACGTCCAAGAGATCACCGGCCTGCCGCCTGCGGTCGCACTTCAGCAGCGCCGGGGCGCGGCCACCTCACGCTCGTCGGTCGGCACCATCACCACGCTGTCCAACCTGCTGCGGATCCTCTACTCGCGGGCCGGCGATTACCCGGCTGGTGCCGATCACCTCGCGGCCGAGGCGTTCTCGCCCAACACCAGCGCGGGCGCGTGCCCGCGCTGCCACGGCCTGGGCGTCGTCCACGACGTCACCGAGGAGCTGCTTGTCCCGGACCCGTCACTGAGCATCCGTGAAGGGGCGATCGCCGCCTGGCCGGGCGCGTGGCAGGGCGCCAACCTGCGCAGCATCGTGATGGGGCTCGGCATCGACGTCGACAAGCCGTGGCACAGTCTCAGGAAGCGGGACCGCGACTGGCTGCTGTTCACCGACGAGCAGCCCTCGGTGCTCATCGAGCCGGAACCAGGTCGCGTCGACCACGGCTACTACGGGAAGTTCTGGAGCGCGCGCAGCCACGTCATGCACGTGCTGGCCGACTCCACGAGCGAGCGGATGCGCGAGCGGGCCATGCGGTTCGTGGAGGAAGCGCCCTGCCCGGACTGCCAGGGCAGTGGACTACGGCCCGAGGCCCTCGCGGTGACCTTTCTCGGGCGTTCGATCGCCGAGGTCAACGACCTGCCCTTCACAGCGCTGGTGGCTCTGCTGCGTCCGGTCGCTGAGCGGCCCGCGGGTGCCGACGAGGTCGCGGCGCGGATCTGCACTGACCTGGTCACGCGCGTCGAGGTGCTCCTCGATCTGCGCCTGGGTTATCTCAGCCTGGGACGGAGCTCGACGACGCTGTCGCCCGGAGAGGCGCAGCGCCTGCGGATCGCCACCCAGCTGCGCTCGGGCCTGTTCGGAGTCGTCTACGTCCTGGACGAGCCCTTCGCCGGCCTGCACCCGGCCGACGCGGAGCCGCTGCTGGATGTCCTGGACCGCCTCAAGGCGTCCGGCAACACACTGTTCGTCGTGGAGCACGACCTCGACGTCGTACGACGAGCAGATTGGGTCGTCGATATCGGCCCGGGTGCGGGCGAGGCCGGAGGTCGAGTGCTTCACAGCGGCCCGGTCGCGGGCCTGGAGGACGTGACTGAGTCGGTCACCAGCGCCTACCTGTTCGGTCGCGCTGAGCGGCTCGTGCACGATGCGCGGGCCCCGCAGGGCTGGCTGCGACTGACCGGCGCACATCGCCACAACCTGCGCGACCTGTCTGTCGACATCCCGCTGTGCGTGCTGACCACCGTCACCGGGGTGTCCGGGTCCGGCAAGTCGACCCTGGTCACCCAGGTCCTGGCCGAGGACCCGACTGCTCGTGAGTCGTTTGACCGACTGCTATTGGTCGATCAGCGCCCGATCGGCCGGACGCCGCGGTCCAACCTCGCGACCTACACGGGGATGTTCGATGCCGTGCGGAAGTTGTACGCCGCCACGGACGCGGCCCGGGCCCGCGGCTACGGCGCCGGCCGCTTCTCCTTCAACGTCGCCGGGGGCCGCTGCGAGACCTGTCAGGGCGAGGGATTCGTCTCCGTCGAGCTACTGTTCCTGCCTGGCACCTACGCTCCCTGCCCGACGTGCCACGGCGATCGCTACAACCCCGAGACGCTCCAGATCACCTACCGCGGCAAGAGCATCGCGGAGGTCCTCGACCTGTCCGTCGACGACGCCGCCACGTTCCTGGCCGACGTACCGGCCGCCGCACGCAGCCTCCAGACGCTTCGCGAGGTGGGTCTGGGCTACCTGCGACTTGGACAGCCGGCGACCGAGCTCAGCGGCGGGGAGGCACAGCGCATCAAGCTCGCCACCGAGCTCCAGCGCGCTCACCGCGGCCATGCCCTCTACCTGCTCGACGAGCCGACCTCCGGACTCCACCCCGCAGACATCGCTCTGCTGCTGCGCCAGCTGCACCGGCTCGTCGACGCCGGCAACACGGTGGTCCTCGTCGAGCACGACCTCGACGCGATCGCCACCGCGGACTGGGTCATCGATCTCGGTCCGGGCGGAGGAGATGCCGGCGGTCGGGTTGTCGCGACCGGCACGCCGGCCGACATCGCGAGGGCCGAGGGCAGCGCGACCGCGCCCTACCTCTCGCGGCGGCTCGAGCAGACATGA